A DNA window from Pungitius pungitius chromosome 1, fPunPun2.1, whole genome shotgun sequence contains the following coding sequences:
- the mus81 gene encoding crossover junction endonuclease MUS81 isoform X2, with translation MPAAEPVRLGRKRTLPPCPNPLFLKWLTELRDEAKEKGLKIQYTYQKAIGSLNKYPLPLQNAKEAKILQNFGDGICKILDEKLQRHLRENGPDAPVRSLPEGAPPPGRQDNNRLAPSRKNAAGDPGGGGGGGGEGRKKKKREYVPQKRSGGYAVLLALYRQMQIPGSKGYMFKMELQAEAQPLCDKSFSVPDLGSKYTAWSSVSTLIRKNFVIKTHNPARYSLTEDGLSLAERLEAVERDPKDGPQGDGEEAAGEEEEEEEEEEEEERAPGLVDLTASDDDEGEDGIQPPPPRPQSGAGGAGLSVQNPQAASEKPGEGRLPPGSYEIILCVDFIETTGGSNHRKQELVRELQRNGVRFDVRKLNVGDFLWVAREKVAPVPGQLRAAAGRELVLDYIIERKRMDDLCGSIIDGRFREQKFRMKRCGLRRPCYLVEECGSAASHLSLPESTLQQAIVNTQVVDGFFVKRVQDVRESAAYLTVMTRNLIRLYQDRTLICRSRELEGDEGGEEEEEQRGTPSCSLISFAEFNYGAIKNKCQTVREVFARQLMQVSGLSGDKAAAILEQYSTPHSLLAAYERCASEAHKEKLLSCIRYGKLKRNLGPALSRTIYQLYCTKGALS, from the exons ATGCCAGCTGCGGAGCCGGTCCGGTTGGGCCGCAAACGCACTCTGCCGCCTTGCCCGAACCCGCTGTTCCTCAAGTGGCTCACGGAGCTCCGGGACGAGGCCAAGGAGAAGGGACTGAAGATCCAGTACACGTACCAGAAG GCCATCGGCTCTCTGAACAAGTATCCCTTACCCCTTCAAAACGCCAAAGAGGCAAAGATCCTCCAGAACTTTGGAGACGGCATCTGTAAAATACTGGATGAAAAACTGCAGCGGCACCTTCGAGAAAACG GTCCCGACGCTCCTGTTCGATCTCTACCCGAGGGAGCGCCCCCTCCTGGTAGACAGGACAACAACAGACTGGCTCCGTCCAGAAAG AATGCTGCAGGGGAtccagggggaggaggaggaggaggaggagaagggaggaagaagaagaagagggagtaCGTGCCCCAGAAGAGGTCCGGCGGTTATGCGGTTCTGCTCGCCCTCTACAGGCAGATGCAG ATCCCAGGAAGCAAAGGCTATATGTTCAAGATGGAGCTACAAGCCGAAGCTCAGCCTCTCTGCGACAAGTCTTTCTCTGTA CCGGATTTAGGCAGCAAGTACACGGCCTGGTCGTCAGTGAGCACCCTGATCCGGAAGAACTTTGTCATAAAGACCCACAACCCTGCGAG GTATTCTCTGACTGAAGACGGTCTCTCTCTGGCGGAGCGACTGGAGGCCGTGGAACGCGACCCCaaagacggcccccagggggaCGGAGAGGAGGCCGCgggcgaagaagaagaagaagaggaggaggaggaggaggaggagcgggctCCTGGGCTGGTGGACCTCACGGCCAGCGATGACGACGAAGGAGAAGACGGAATACA gccgccgcccccccgcccccagagTGGTGCTGGTGGGGCGGGTCTTTCGGTCCAGAACCCTCAGGCGGCGAGCGAGAAGCCCGGCGAAGGCCGTCTTCCGCCTGGATCCTATGAAATCATCCTCTGCGTTGACTTCATCGAGACGACCGG CGGGAGCAACCACCGCAAGCAGGAGCTGGTCCGAGAGCTGCAGAGGAACGGCGTGCGCTTCGACGTGAGGAAGCTGAACGTCGGCGACTTCCTGTGGGTCGCCCGGGAGAAGGTGGCGCCCGTCCCAG GGCAGCTGCGTGCCGCCGCCGGCAGGGAGCTCGTCCTCGATTACATCatcgagaggaagaggatggacGACCTGTGCGGCAGCATCATCGACGGGCGCTTTAGGGAGCAGAAG TTCCGGATGAAGAGGTGTGGTCTTCGTCGGCCGTGCTACCTGGTGGAGGAGTGCGGGTCGGCCGCCTCCCACCTGAGCTTACCTGAGTCCACGCTGCAGCAGGCCATAGTCAACACACag gtggTCGATGGCTTCTTTGTGAAGAGAGTGCAGGATGTGAGGGAGTCGGCCGCCTACCTCACCGTCATGACACGGAACCTGATCAGACTTTACCag GACCGTACGCTCATCTGTCGCTCcagagagctggagggggacgagggaggtgaggaggaggaggagcagcgagggaccccctcctgctccctcaTTTCCTTTGCAGAGTTCAACtacggtgccatcaaaaacaag TGTCAGACGGTGAGGGAAGTGTTTGCCAGGCAGTTGATGCAGGTGAGCGGTTTGTCCGGAGACAAGGCCGCCGCCATCCTGGAGCAGTACAGCACGCCACACAG CCTCCTGGCGGCCTACGAGCGATGCGCCAGCGaagcacacaaagagaaacttCTCTCCTGCATCCGCTACGGGAAGCTCAAAAG AAACCTGGGTCCAGCTCTGAGCAGAACCATCTATCAGCTGTACTGTACCAAAGGAGCGTTGTCATAG
- the tmem185 gene encoding transmembrane protein 185-like produces MNLRGLFQDFNPSKFLIYSCLLLFSVLLSLRLDGVIQWSYWAVFTPIWLWKLLVIIGASVGTGVWAHNPQYRAEGETCVEFKAMLIAVGLHVLLLMFEVLVCDRVARGGHHYWLLVFMPLFFVSPVSVAACVWGFRHDRSLELEVLCSVNILQFIFIALRLDRIIQWPWLVVCVPLWILMSFLCLVVLYYIIWSVLFLRSIDIIAEQRRTHITMAISWMTIVVPLLTFEILLVHKLDGHNSLSYVCVFVPLWLSLLTLMATTFGQKGGNHWWFGIRKDFCHFLLELLPFLREYGNVSYDLQRSEDPEAVEDAPEPPPKIAPMFHKKTGVVITQSPGKYFVPPPKLCIDMPD; encoded by the exons ATGAATTTAAGAGGACTCTTTCAGGACTTCAATCCCAG TAAGTTCCTGATCTACTCGTGTCTGCTGCTCTTCTCCGTGCTGCTCTCCTTGAGGCTGGATGGAGTCATCCAGTGGAGCTACTGGGCTGTGTTCACCCCGATATGGCTGTGGAAGCTGCTGGTCATCATCGGGGCCTCTGTCGGCACTGGAGTCTGGGCCCACAACCCCCAGTACAG GGCTGAGGGGGAAACGTGCGTGGAGTTCAAAGCCATGCTGATCGCCGTGGGGCTCCACGTCCTGCTGCTGATGTTCGAGGTGCTGGTGTGCGACCGCGTGGCCAGAGGGGGCCACCACTACTGGCTCCTCGTCTTCATGCCGCTCTTCTTCGTGTCGCCCGTCTCTGTGGCGGCGTGCGTCTGGGGGTTCAGACACGACCGCTCCCTCGAG cTGGAGGTGTTGTGTTCGGTTAACATCCTCCAGTTCATCTTCATCGCTCTGAGGCTGGACCGGATCATCCAGTGGCCATGGCTG gtggTGTGTGTCCCACTGTGGATCCTGATGTCCTTCTTGTGCCTCGTGGTTCTCTACTACATCATCTGGtccgtcctcttcctccgctcCATTGACATCATCGCCGAGCAACGGCGGACTCACATCACCATGGCGATCAGCTGGATGACCATCGTCGTGCCCCTCCTCACCTTTGAG ATCCTTCTGGTGCACAAGCTGGACGGCCACAACAGCCTGAGCTACGTGTGCGTGTTCGTCCCGCTGTGGCTCTCCCTGCTCACGCTCATGGCCACCACGTTTGGCCAGAAGGGCGGGAACCACT ggtggTTCGGCATCCGTAAGGACTTCTGCCACTTCCTGTTGGagctcctccccttcctgcGAGAGTACGGCAACGTGTCGTACGACCTCCAGCGCAGCGAGGACCCCGAGGCGGTCGAAGACGCGCCCGAGCCGCCGCCGAAGATCGCCCCCATGTTCCACAAGAAGACCGGCGTGGTGATCACACAGAGCCCCGGGAAATACTTTGTACCGCCCCCCAAACTGTGCATCGACATGCCCGACTAG
- the mus81 gene encoding crossover junction endonuclease MUS81 isoform X1: MPAAEPVRLGRKRTLPPCPNPLFLKWLTELRDEAKEKGLKIQYTYQKAIGSLNKYPLPLQNAKEAKILQNFGDGICKILDEKLQRHLRENGPDAPVRSLPEGAPPPGRQDNNRLAPSRKKNAAGDPGGGGGGGGEGRKKKKREYVPQKRSGGYAVLLALYRQMQIPGSKGYMFKMELQAEAQPLCDKSFSVPDLGSKYTAWSSVSTLIRKNFVIKTHNPARYSLTEDGLSLAERLEAVERDPKDGPQGDGEEAAGEEEEEEEEEEEEERAPGLVDLTASDDDEGEDGIQPPPPRPQSGAGGAGLSVQNPQAASEKPGEGRLPPGSYEIILCVDFIETTGGSNHRKQELVRELQRNGVRFDVRKLNVGDFLWVAREKVAPVPGQLRAAAGRELVLDYIIERKRMDDLCGSIIDGRFREQKFRMKRCGLRRPCYLVEECGSAASHLSLPESTLQQAIVNTQVVDGFFVKRVQDVRESAAYLTVMTRNLIRLYQDRTLICRSRELEGDEGGEEEEEQRGTPSCSLISFAEFNYGAIKNKCQTVREVFARQLMQVSGLSGDKAAAILEQYSTPHSLLAAYERCASEAHKEKLLSCIRYGKLKRNLGPALSRTIYQLYCTKGALS, from the exons ATGCCAGCTGCGGAGCCGGTCCGGTTGGGCCGCAAACGCACTCTGCCGCCTTGCCCGAACCCGCTGTTCCTCAAGTGGCTCACGGAGCTCCGGGACGAGGCCAAGGAGAAGGGACTGAAGATCCAGTACACGTACCAGAAG GCCATCGGCTCTCTGAACAAGTATCCCTTACCCCTTCAAAACGCCAAAGAGGCAAAGATCCTCCAGAACTTTGGAGACGGCATCTGTAAAATACTGGATGAAAAACTGCAGCGGCACCTTCGAGAAAACG GTCCCGACGCTCCTGTTCGATCTCTACCCGAGGGAGCGCCCCCTCCTGGTAGACAGGACAACAACAGACTGGCTCCGTCCAGAAAG AAGAATGCTGCAGGGGAtccagggggaggaggaggaggaggaggagaagggaggaagaagaagaagagggagtaCGTGCCCCAGAAGAGGTCCGGCGGTTATGCGGTTCTGCTCGCCCTCTACAGGCAGATGCAG ATCCCAGGAAGCAAAGGCTATATGTTCAAGATGGAGCTACAAGCCGAAGCTCAGCCTCTCTGCGACAAGTCTTTCTCTGTA CCGGATTTAGGCAGCAAGTACACGGCCTGGTCGTCAGTGAGCACCCTGATCCGGAAGAACTTTGTCATAAAGACCCACAACCCTGCGAG GTATTCTCTGACTGAAGACGGTCTCTCTCTGGCGGAGCGACTGGAGGCCGTGGAACGCGACCCCaaagacggcccccagggggaCGGAGAGGAGGCCGCgggcgaagaagaagaagaagaggaggaggaggaggaggaggagcgggctCCTGGGCTGGTGGACCTCACGGCCAGCGATGACGACGAAGGAGAAGACGGAATACA gccgccgcccccccgcccccagagTGGTGCTGGTGGGGCGGGTCTTTCGGTCCAGAACCCTCAGGCGGCGAGCGAGAAGCCCGGCGAAGGCCGTCTTCCGCCTGGATCCTATGAAATCATCCTCTGCGTTGACTTCATCGAGACGACCGG CGGGAGCAACCACCGCAAGCAGGAGCTGGTCCGAGAGCTGCAGAGGAACGGCGTGCGCTTCGACGTGAGGAAGCTGAACGTCGGCGACTTCCTGTGGGTCGCCCGGGAGAAGGTGGCGCCCGTCCCAG GGCAGCTGCGTGCCGCCGCCGGCAGGGAGCTCGTCCTCGATTACATCatcgagaggaagaggatggacGACCTGTGCGGCAGCATCATCGACGGGCGCTTTAGGGAGCAGAAG TTCCGGATGAAGAGGTGTGGTCTTCGTCGGCCGTGCTACCTGGTGGAGGAGTGCGGGTCGGCCGCCTCCCACCTGAGCTTACCTGAGTCCACGCTGCAGCAGGCCATAGTCAACACACag gtggTCGATGGCTTCTTTGTGAAGAGAGTGCAGGATGTGAGGGAGTCGGCCGCCTACCTCACCGTCATGACACGGAACCTGATCAGACTTTACCag GACCGTACGCTCATCTGTCGCTCcagagagctggagggggacgagggaggtgaggaggaggaggagcagcgagggaccccctcctgctccctcaTTTCCTTTGCAGAGTTCAACtacggtgccatcaaaaacaag TGTCAGACGGTGAGGGAAGTGTTTGCCAGGCAGTTGATGCAGGTGAGCGGTTTGTCCGGAGACAAGGCCGCCGCCATCCTGGAGCAGTACAGCACGCCACACAG CCTCCTGGCGGCCTACGAGCGATGCGCCAGCGaagcacacaaagagaaacttCTCTCCTGCATCCGCTACGGGAAGCTCAAAAG AAACCTGGGTCCAGCTCTGAGCAGAACCATCTATCAGCTGTACTGTACCAAAGGAGCGTTGTCATAG
- the LOC119222999 gene encoding endonuclease domain-containing 1 protein-like codes for MFRLVAPAALLLLSIVPTVTEVVRSISECNEYFLDDAAPNIPGILVGGEILDQNRYKAICQTWNDRRRFVTLYDTENKIPVFSAYKYQGAEKIKRPGGWKIEPQLENESSSKNMEKSSNETYSHQAADEDYKYQTPLTRGHLLPCSYGSTFDDKVSTCTLTNIVPQEKTFNSQSWNNMETCVKCVLDKYCRNNNGEIKGYLVTGAQPGNITMNNRVNVPSMMWSAFCCQSHGGWLASAHWGHNEEEKVNEKRLETKTLRELEVKIGEAQIFPTPQYKCPLTTTVSHLYPNLANNCNCPPHISSTSASSTTSRPNYTLTAMSITTAYLLLVLTWSF; via the exons ATGTTTCGCCTCGTGGCCcccgccgctctcctcctcctatcCATCGTTCCCACGGTAACCGAAGTGGTGAGGTCCATATCAGAGTGCAACGAGTACTTCCTTGATGATGCTGCACCAAACATCCCTGGAATCCTGGTGGGAGGGGAGATCCTGGACCAGAACAGATACAAAGCCATCTGCCAGACTTGGAACGACAGGAGACGTTTTGTGACGCTTTACGACACAGAGAACAAGATCCCGGTGTTTTCAGCCTACAAATACCAAGGGGCAGAGAAAATTAAGAGGCCCGGCGGATGGAAAATAGAACCACAG CTTGAGAACGAAAGTAGCAGCAAGAACATGGAGAAATCCAGTAATGAAACTTACAGCCATCAGGCAGCGGATGAGGATTACAAATACCAAACACCGTTAACCAGAGGACATTTATTACCATGCTCCTACGGATCGACATTTGATGATAAGGTGTCTACCTGTACCCTTACCAACATTGTTCCACAAGAAAAAACTTTTAACAGTCAAAGTTGGAACAACATGGAGACATGTGTCAAATGTGTTCTGGATAAGTACTGTAGGAACAACAACGGTGAAATAAAGGGCTATTTGGTAACTGGAGCACAGCCTGGCAACATAACGATGAATAACAGGGTGAATGTTCCTTCCATGATGTGGTCAGCATTCTGCTGCCAAAGTCACGGCGGGTGGCTGGCAAGTGCACACTGGGGCCATAATGAGGAAGAAAAGGTGAACGAAAAACGTCTTGAAACAAAGACTTTGCGGGAGCTTGAAGTGAAGATAGGTGAAGCTCAAATCTTTCCTACACCACAATACAAGTGTCCTCTCACCACAACAGTCTCTCACTTGTACCCAAATCTTGCAAACAATTGCAACTGCCCTCCACACATTTCATCTACTTCTGCCTCGTCCACCACCTCTCGCCCCAACTACACACTTACTGCTATGAGTATCACGACTGCTTACTTACTCCTCGTCCTTACTTGGTCCTTTTAG
- the LOC119222995 gene encoding mucin-2-like — MFRLLAPATLLLLSIVPTVTEVVRSISECNEYFLDGAAPNIPDILVGGKILDQNRYKAICQTWNDTRCFVTLYDTENKIPVFSAYKYQGANTTGRPRGWKIEPQLENESGSKNMEKSSNETYIHQAADEDYKHQTRLNRGHLLPCSYGSTWDDKVSTCTLTNAVPQVVSFNGGSWSRMETCVKCVLEKYCKNNNNKIEGYLVTGAQPGNRKMNNRVNVPLMMWSAFCCYSHSEGKWLASAHWGRNVEEKVNEKHLETKTLDELYHKLRGAQIFPTPQYNCPLTTRVSHLYPNLANNCTCPPHISTTSAPSTTTAPTTSTEPSTSSTSTSLSPPTTSGPLSTSPPPTTSGLISTSPPPTTSAPLSTSPPPTTSGLISTSPPPTTSGPLSTSPPPTTSAPLSTSPPPTTSGLLSTSPPPTTSGPLSTSPPPTTSGLLSTSPPPTTSGPLSTSPPPTTSGPLSTSPPPTTSGPPTTSGPLSTSPPPTTSGPLSTSPPPTTSGLLSTSPPPTTSGLLSTSPPPTTSGPLSTSPPPTTSGPLSTSPPPTTSGPLSTSPPPTTSGLLSTSPPPTTSGLLSTSPPPTTSGPLSTSPPPTTSGPLSTSPPPTTSGPPTTSGPLSTSPPPTTSGPLSTSPPPTTSGPLSTSPPPTTSGPLSTSPPPTTSGPLSTSPPPTTSGSLSTSHLPTTPGPFSTTSGPPTTSGPTSTTPAPSTTTATTTYTTPTKSTTTKKKNDDNKNENDGNTGDPIQSSNSLFNMLANGVTAAFLGLVAALSAAARTLGGLANAFIPVVASPPRVVAPTATTQTVIISEERTTKPPPATLIVATVAQSAHSTPRGNTISSKSTHPQLTVASTSTPPAQFTRSEPSTSPPYTPPSPLTTPGTLSTSPPPTTSDPFSTSRPPSTTSGPFSRTSVPLSTSQSPLTTSGPSTSRYPHLVLHHHRFRYFCRADKRCYPYLRYINQKHHKKQNQ; from the exons ATGTTTCGCCTCTTGGCCCCcgccactctcctcctcctatcCATCGTTCCCACGGTAACCGAAGTGGTGAGGTCCATATCAGAGTGCAACGAGTACTTCCTTGATGGTGCTGCACCAAACATCCCGGATATCCTGGTGGGAGGGAAGATCCTGGACCAGAACAGATACAAAGCCATCTGCCAGACTTGGAACGACACAAGGTGTTTTGTGACGCTTTACGACACAGAGAACAAGATCCCGGTGTTTTCAGCCTACAAATACCAAGGGGCAAATACAACTGGGAGGCCCCGCGGATGGAAAATAGAACCACAG CTTGAGAACGAAAGTGGCAGCAAGAACATGGAGAAATCCAGTAATGAAACTTACATCCATCAGGCAGCAGATGAGGATTACAAACACCAAACACGGTTAAACAGAGGACATTTATTACCATGCTCCTACGGATCGACATGGGATGATAAGGTGTCTACCTGCACCCTAACCAACGCTGTTCCACAAGTAGTCTCATTCAACGGGGGAAGTTGGAGCAGAATGGAGACATGTGTCAAATGTGTTCTGGAAAAGTACTGTaagaataacaacaataaaatagaGGGCTATTTGGTAACTGGAGCACAGCCTGGCAACAGAAAGATGAATAACAGGGTGAATGTTCCTCTCATGATGTGGTCAGCATTCTGCTGCTACAGTCACAGTGAAGGCAAGTGGCTGGCAAGTGCACACTGGGGCCGAAATGTGGAAGAAAAGGTGAACGAAAAACATCTTGAAACAAAGACCTTGGACGAGCTGTATCACAAACTGCGAGGAGCTCAAATCTTTCCTACACCACAATACAACTGTCCTCTCACCACAAGAGTCTCTCACTTGTACCCAAATCTTGCAAACAATTGCACCTGCCCTCCACACATTTCAACTACTTCTGCCCCGTCCACAACTACTGCCCCAACTACTTCAACTGAACCGTCAACTTCCTCGACTTCCacatctctttctcctcccaccacatctggCCCTCTTAGtacatcacctcctcccaccacatctggTCTTATTAGtacatcacctcctcccaccacatctgCTCCTCTTAGtacatcacctcctcccaccacatctggTCTTATTAGtacatcacctcctcccaccacatctggCCCTCTTAGtacatcacctcctcccaccacatctgCTCCTCTTAGtacatcacctcctcccaccacatctggTCTTCTTAGtacatcacctcctcccaccacatctggCCCTCTTAGtacatcacctcctcccaccacatctggTCTTCTTAGtacatcacctcctcccaccacatctggACCTCTTAGTACATcgcctcctcccaccacatctggACCTCTTAGTACatcccctcctcccaccacatctggCCCTCCCACCACATCTGGACCTCTTAGtacatcacctcctcccaccacatctggACCTCTGAGtacatcacctcctcccaccacatctggTCTTCTTAGtacatcacctcctcccaccacatctggTCTTCTTAGtacatcacctcctcccaccacatctggACCTCTTAGTACATcgcctcctcccaccacatctggACCTCTTAGtacatcacctcctcccaccacatctggACCTCTGAGtacatcacctcctcccaccacatctggTCTTCTTAGtacatcacctcctcccaccacatctggTCTTCTTAGtacatcacctcctcccaccacatctggACCTCTTAGTACATcgcctcctcccaccacatctggACCTCTTAGTACatcccctcctcccaccacatctggCCCTCCCACCACATCTGGACCTCTTAGtacatcacctcctcccaccacatctggACCTCTTAGtacatcacctcctcccaccacatctggTCCTCTTAGtacatcacctcctcccaccacatctggTCCTCTTAGtacatcacctcctcccaccacatctggTCCTCTTAGtacatcacctcctcccaccacatctggTTCTCTTAGTACATCACATCTTCCCACCACACCTGGTCCTTTTAGCACCACATCTGGCCCTCCCACCACATCTGGTCCCACTTCAACTACTCCTGCCCCGTCCACAACCACTGCCACAACTACTTACACTACACCAACCAAGAGCACCacaactaaaaagaaaaacgatgacaacaaaaatgaaaatgatgggAACACAGGAGATCCAATACAATCATCAAACTCTTTATTCAACATGTTGGCTAATGGGGTTACAGCTGCATTTTTAGGATTGGTAGCAGCTTTGTCTGCTGCTGCCAGAACACTGGGAGGATTAGCGAATGCATTCATCCCTGTGGTGGCATCACCCCCCAGGGTTGTTGCACCCACAGCTACGACACAAACAGTTATCATCTCTGAGGAGAGAACTACCAAACCTCCTCCAGCCACACTAATAGTTGCCACTGTGGCTCAAAGTGCGCACTCCACTCCAAGGGGAAATACCATCAGTTCAAAATCAACTCATCCTCAACTTACAGTAGCATCCACCTCAACTCCCCCTGCACAATTCACTAGAAGTGAACCGTCAACTTCCCCACCTTACacacctccatctcctctcaccACACCTGGCACTCTTAGtacatcacctcctcccaccacatctgATCCTTTTAGTACATCTCGTCCTCCTTCTACCACATCTGGTCCTTTTAGTAGGACATCTGTCCCTCTTAGTACATCACAGTCTCCTCTTACCACATCTGGCCCTAGTACATCTCGTTATCCACATCTGGTCCTTCACCACCACCGATTTCGCTATTTCTGCCGCGCCGACAAGCGCTGCTACCCCTACTTACGCTACATCAACCAGAAGcaccacaaaaaacaaaaccaataa
- the ovol1a gene encoding putative transcription factor Ovo-like 1a: protein MPRAFLVKKTNVSPGKRNWSEVPDHERGDVYVPVSIFPSSVLEMEAEASPAEMAPLCLAKRSPCETQTHAELPSSTLLGRPGSPPPPAGGRTDLRRRAQPGSPYVRSKIKITTGDSPPLPPAAAAPPLSLPPIPSLPHLAPVALTSAPDPAEAVAAATGPAGESPKGPTGLYACQVCQKTFSYQRMLNRHLKCHNDTKRHLCSFCGKGFNDTFDLKRHVRTHTGVRPYKCTLCDKAFTQRCSLESHMKKIHSVTQKYAYKERRNKLYVCEECGLTAGTQDELVVHLHSLHPDSVLLKGKAARRAGGGGGGGEGEGSSPGSPQGADSDDTTGSAGQ, encoded by the exons tctccaTCTTCCCTTCGTCCGTCCTGGAGATGGAGGCTGAAGCGAGCCCCGCCGAGATGGCCCCGCTGTGCCTCGCCAAGCGGTCGCCCTGCGAGACGCAGACGCACGCCGAGCTGCCGTCCAGCACCTTGCTGGGCCGCCCGGGCAGCCCGCCGCCCCCGGCGGGGGGGAGGACCGACCTCAGGCGGCGGGCGCAGCCGGGCTCCCCGTACGTCCGCTCCAAAATCAAG ATAACCACGGGCgactccccccctctcccccccgctgctgctgctcctcctctctctctcccccccatcccctccctgCCTCACCTCGCGCCGGTCGCCTTGACGTCGGCGCCCGACCCCGCGGAAGCGGTCGCCGCGGCGACCGGACCAGCGGGTGAAAGCCCGAAGGGGCCCACGGGGCTGTACGCGTGCCAG gttTGCCAGAAGACCTTCTCGTACCAGCGCATGTTGAACCGACATCTCAAGTGTCACAACGACACCAAGAGACACCTGTGCAGCTTCTGCGGGAAGGGCTTCAACGACACCTTCGACCTCAAGAGGCacgtgcgcacgcacacag GCGTCCGGCCCTACAAGTGCACGCTGTGCGACAAGGCCTTCACGCAGCGCTGCTCCCTGGAGTCGCACATGAAGAAGATCCACAGCGTCACCCAGAAGTACGCCTACAAGGAGCGGCGCAACAAGCTGTACGTGTGCGAGGAGTGCGGCCTGACGGCGGGGACCCAGGACGAGCTGGTGGTCCACCTCCACTCGCTGCACCCCGACAGCGTCCTGCTGAAGGGGAAGGCGGCGAGGagggccggaggaggaggaggaggcggcgagggCGAGGGATCGTCGCCGGGCTCCCCGCAGGGAGCCGACAGCGATGACACCACGGGGTCAGCGGGGCAGTAG